In the Clostridium cellulovorans 743B genome, TTGCAATAAATAGATAGTTTACTCCATTTACTGCTTGAGAAGCAACAGCCACAGGCTCATAATTTGCAACTAGGTGGCCTTCTAGTGCAGTAGCTAATATTTGTTTATCCTCAGAGCTAACAGTTTCATGAACATTCCATTCTCCATCTACTGGTGACATGTAAATTCCTCCTCATAGCGCAATTGTGCATAACTTGAAGGGCGTGATATATTACTATTAATGGGAGACTAAGTACTATATAGTCTTCATAATTCTAGAAGTTATTTAATTTGAACCACGACCTAATGAGTTACAAGCATATTTATCTATATTCTATTTAGATGTAAATAATTCGTGAAATATTGATATTACTAATAGTTGGTAAATGAGTTTGAGGTTTTAAATGGTATATGGTAATTTAAGTAATAAATGATTCTTGACAGAACAATTAAAAAAATATATAATCTTGCATAAACAAAGAATATGAAAGGGCAAGGTATTTGCAGAAATGAGAATATAATTCACTTATAAGATTGTAAAAAATTAACACAAAATTCAAACCTTTATTTAAGGTTTTATTGTTCTGGATTTTATGACTGTGAGTGGATAGCGTTTCCGACTGTAGATAGCTTGTTAAATGTGTGTTGTTATAGCTAATTTGTGGATAAAATTTCATAGTGTGTGGATAAAATTATTATTTATGGTTTAAAATTCACATATACTGAGTTTTGTGCGCTGCTTTTATTAATTTGCTTTTGTTTTGGTTTATGATCCGAGGCTAATTATATAGGTGTATTTTTGGCTATTAATAGTTATGACGCTATCCCCTCCAGGAGATTTCAGGAGGGGTTTTTATGTTGTTAATTGAATGTAGAAATTTAAAAAAGTATTATGAGGACAGATTAATATTAGCTATTGAAAATTTGAATATATATTCCGAAGATAGAATTGGGATCGTAGGGGTAAATGGTGTGGGAAAAACAACCTTGATTAATATCCTTAGTAAAAGGTTAGAGTCAGATACTGGTGTTGTTAAACTTTATGGTAAACATTCCTATATATCTCAGCTTCAAGAACCAGAAGGTAAGACTATAAGTAAAGAAATGGCTGAGAAGTTTAGAGTTGCAAGTGTTTATAATGAGAATAGCAGTGGTGGCGAGAAGACTCGATTTAAGTTAGCGAGAGCTTTTGATGATGAGAGTCAGCTTATTTTTGCTGATGAACCTACTAGCAATTTAGATATCGATGGCATTGAATTATTAGAGCAGAAGTTTCAGCAGTATAAAGGGGCACTTGTTATAATTTCTCATGATAGAAGCTTTTTAGATAAGATTTGTAATAAGATAATGGAAATAGAAGAAGGAAAGATAAAAATATATAATGGTAACTTTAGTGATTATATAAATCAAAAGCTTATGGAAAGGCAACGAGCAGAATTTGAGTATAGTCAATATACTAAGGAGAAGAGACGTCTTGAGAATACTATAATTGAAATAAGTGAAAAGTCCAAAGGGATGAGGAAGGCACCAAAGAGGATGGGCAATTCTGAGGCAAGACTTCATCGTAAAATGGGAAATCAAAAGTCTAAGGCTAAGTTAGACAAAACTGTAAAAGCTATAGAATCAAGGATTGATCATTTAGAAGTGAAGGATAAACCAAGAAATCAAGAGATTATTAAGCTAGATTTTTCGGATTCAAATATGCTTCATAGTAAAGTAGTAATTGAAGGTAAAAGTATAAATAGGAAATATGATAAGAAGGTTATTTTTAAAGATGCAGAATTTTATATTGAAAATAATTCTAAGGTGGCATTGATTGGACCTAATGGTTGTGGAAAAAGTACGTTAATAAAAATGATAATCAACAATAAGCAGGAAATAAAAATATCAAAGGCTGCAAAGATAGGTTATTTTAGTCAAGATTTAAAAATTTTAGATGAAAATTTAACTATAATAGAGGATGTTATGAAAACTAGCATTCAGTCAGAAAATTATGCAAGATTATTGCTAGCAAGATTGCTGTTTAAAGGTGATGCAGTTTATAAAAGGATAGGGGTTCTAAGTGGTGGTGAGAAGGTTAAGGTGGCATTTGCAAAAGTACTACTGCAGGATATTAATTTACTAATTTTAGATGAGCCAACAAATTATATGGATATAACTTCTCTTGAGGTAGTTGAGGAAGCACTTTGCGATTATGATAGAAGTATACTGTTTGTTTCTCATGATAGAAGTTTTATAAAAGCTGTTGCTGATAATATAATGACTATTGAGAATTACAAAATAAAAGTATTTAAAGGGAACTACAATGAATATTTAGCCAAGAAAAATAACCCTGTAAAGAAAAGAAATGAAATAAGTGAACAGATTCTTATAATGCAAAATCGCCTTTCAGAAATAATGGGGAGGTTATCAATGCCGAGTAAAAAGGATGATGTGATTCTTTTAGATAAA is a window encoding:
- the abc-f gene encoding ribosomal protection-like ABC-F family protein, with product MLLIECRNLKKYYEDRLILAIENLNIYSEDRIGIVGVNGVGKTTLINILSKRLESDTGVVKLYGKHSYISQLQEPEGKTISKEMAEKFRVASVYNENSSGGEKTRFKLARAFDDESQLIFADEPTSNLDIDGIELLEQKFQQYKGALVIISHDRSFLDKICNKIMEIEEGKIKIYNGNFSDYINQKLMERQRAEFEYSQYTKEKRRLENTIIEISEKSKGMRKAPKRMGNSEARLHRKMGNQKSKAKLDKTVKAIESRIDHLEVKDKPRNQEIIKLDFSDSNMLHSKVVIEGKSINRKYDKKVIFKDAEFYIENNSKVALIGPNGCGKSTLIKMIINNKQEIKISKAAKIGYFSQDLKILDENLTIIEDVMKTSIQSENYARLLLARLLFKGDAVYKRIGVLSGGEKVKVAFAKVLLQDINLLILDEPTNYMDITSLEVVEEALCDYDRSILFVSHDRSFIKAVADNIMTIENYKIKVFKGNYNEYLAKKNNPVKKRNEISEQILIMQNRLSEIMGRLSMPSKKDDVILLDKEYYEVLKELNTLKARL